Proteins co-encoded in one Polynucleobacter sp. MG-6-Vaara-E2 genomic window:
- the phoU gene encoding phosphate signaling complex protein PhoU, with translation MPDKHLSSQFDADLNSLSSRLLEMGGLVESQIATAMRAFTQMDIETCNVVIENEKLVNDLEIQIDLACTEVIARRQPTARDLRLVMAVSKAITNLERAGDEAERVAKRTKRLIESGATHNINVAEIRLSGQMAINLLRRSLDAFARLDTVAAAEVVAEDRQIDEEFRGFVRKLITYMSEDPHIISIGLDMLTIAKAIERIGDHAKNIAEFVIYIAKGSDVRHIPHEDLVREATK, from the coding sequence ATGCCAGATAAACACCTATCATCACAATTTGACGCTGATCTGAATTCACTCTCTAGCCGATTGCTAGAAATGGGTGGTCTAGTTGAGTCCCAGATTGCCACTGCAATGCGTGCATTCACTCAAATGGATATCGAGACTTGCAATGTAGTGATCGAAAATGAAAAACTTGTAAATGATCTTGAAATTCAGATTGACTTAGCATGTACAGAGGTCATTGCTCGACGTCAGCCTACTGCTCGTGATCTACGCTTGGTCATGGCTGTATCAAAGGCAATTACCAATTTAGAGCGAGCTGGTGATGAAGCTGAGCGCGTTGCAAAGCGTACAAAGCGTCTCATTGAATCTGGTGCGACTCACAATATCAACGTTGCTGAGATTCGTCTATCGGGCCAAATGGCCATTAATCTGCTCCGCCGCAGTCTTGATGCATTCGCTCGCTTAGATACTGTTGCAGCTGCTGAAGTGGTTGCTGAAGATCGACAGATTGATGAGGAGTTCCGTGGATTTGTTCGCAAGCTCATTACCTATATGTCTGAGGATCCGCACATCATTTCCATTGGTCTCGATATGCTAACAATTGCTAAAGCGATTGAACGTATTGGTGATCATGCAAAAAATATTGCTGAATTCGTCATCTACATTGCTAAAGGTTCTGATGTTCGACATATTCCGCACGAAGATTTGGTGCGCGAAGCAACAAAGTAA
- a CDS encoding tautomerase family protein, with amino-acid sequence MATYSVYSAGLSFGTHEKFAIARAITKIHAEVTGAEAYFAQVIFKELDLHDCFIGGVLLEEPHIFLNGQIRSGRSEQTKKQLLVEIEIALQTTTKLASHQIWAYIDEIAPCQMIEYGQILPSVGQDKVWFSTLPNGIQKKLNYLNS; translated from the coding sequence ATGGCAACGTATAGCGTCTACTCTGCAGGTCTATCATTCGGAACTCATGAGAAGTTTGCGATTGCGCGCGCCATTACAAAAATTCATGCAGAAGTCACTGGTGCAGAAGCCTATTTTGCGCAAGTGATTTTTAAAGAGTTAGACCTACATGACTGTTTTATTGGCGGTGTATTGCTAGAGGAGCCGCACATTTTTTTGAATGGTCAAATTCGATCTGGAAGAAGCGAGCAAACTAAAAAACAATTATTGGTTGAGATTGAGATTGCCCTACAAACTACCACTAAGTTAGCCAGCCACCAGATTTGGGCTTACATTGATGAGATAGCCCCTTGCCAAATGATTGAGTATGGCCAAATCCTTCCATCAGTGGGGCAAGATAAGGTTTGGTTTTCTACCTTGCCTAATGGCATCCAGAAGAAGTTGAACTACCTTAATTCTTAA
- the pstB gene encoding phosphate ABC transporter ATP-binding protein PstB → MKTMFDLNKIDSQGGSVEATNQNGGQKAVNALEVRNLNFFYGAFQGLKNINLDIEQGKVTAFIGPSGCGKSTLLRTLNRMYDLYPGQRAEGEINFYGQNILEPGQDLNLLRSRIGMVFQKPTPFPMSIYENIAFGVRLYEKLSRSEMDERVEWALNKAALWTEAKDKLNQSGLSLSGGQQQRLCIARGVAVKPSIILLDEPTSALDPISTGKIEELINELKHEYTIAIVTHNMQQAARVSDYTAYMYLGSLVEYGKTDEIFIKPKRKETEDYITGRFG, encoded by the coding sequence ATGAAAACAATGTTCGACTTAAACAAGATTGATAGTCAAGGGGGTAGCGTGGAAGCAACTAATCAAAATGGAGGGCAAAAAGCTGTCAATGCCCTTGAAGTAAGAAACCTAAATTTCTTTTACGGCGCATTTCAAGGTCTAAAGAATATCAATCTGGATATTGAGCAGGGCAAGGTTACTGCATTTATTGGGCCATCTGGCTGCGGTAAGTCAACCCTATTACGGACCCTCAACCGTATGTATGACCTCTACCCAGGTCAACGTGCCGAAGGTGAAATCAATTTCTACGGCCAAAATATTCTCGAGCCAGGTCAAGACTTGAACCTCTTGCGTTCACGTATTGGTATGGTTTTCCAAAAGCCAACTCCATTCCCGATGTCTATCTATGAAAACATCGCCTTTGGTGTGCGCCTTTATGAAAAGCTGTCTCGTTCAGAAATGGATGAGAGGGTTGAATGGGCTCTCAATAAGGCTGCCTTGTGGACTGAGGCTAAGGATAAGTTAAATCAAAGCGGTTTATCGCTATCGGGTGGTCAGCAGCAGCGTCTATGTATCGCACGTGGTGTTGCAGTAAAGCCATCTATCATTCTGTTGGATGAGCCTACTTCAGCCCTAGATCCAATCTCTACCGGCAAAATTGAGGAACTCATTAACGAACTAAAGCATGAGTACACCATTGCAATCGTTACTCATAATATGCAGCAAGCGGCTCGCGTATCCGATTACACTGCTTACATGTATCTCGGAAGCTTGGTTGAATATGGTAAAACTGATGAAATATTTATTAAACCTAAGCGCAAAGAAACAGAAGACTATATAACCGGCCGCTTCGGTTGA
- a CDS encoding arsenate reductase ArsC, giving the protein MNKPFNILFICTGNSARSILAEALTTTLSHGRFIGYSAGSKPAGFIHPVALKIIKEIGYPLTLVRSKSWDEYGREDAPHMNFIITVCDAAAGEECPYWAGHPATAHWGFPDPAAAAGSEEEIWDAFRKVEIGLRNRIELLLDLPLDSLDHLQVKDHLLAIHQQASDPK; this is encoded by the coding sequence ATGAACAAGCCTTTTAATATTCTTTTCATATGTACAGGTAATTCTGCTAGATCAATTCTTGCAGAAGCTTTAACTACTACATTAAGCCATGGTCGTTTTATTGGCTATTCTGCTGGTTCAAAGCCTGCAGGATTTATTCATCCCGTAGCTTTAAAAATCATTAAAGAGATTGGTTACCCCTTAACATTAGTTCGCAGTAAAAGTTGGGATGAGTATGGGAGGGAAGATGCACCCCATATGAATTTCATCATCACCGTTTGTGATGCAGCTGCTGGAGAAGAATGCCCCTATTGGGCTGGTCACCCAGCAACAGCTCATTGGGGGTTTCCGGATCCTGCGGCTGCAGCGGGGAGTGAAGAAGAAATCTGGGATGCCTTTAGAAAGGTTGAGATTGGTCTGCGTAACCGTATTGAATTGCTTCTGGATCTGCCTCTTGATAGTCTTGATCACTTACAAGTCAAAGATCATCTGCTAGCAATCCACCAGCAAGCAAGCGATCCCAAATAA
- the pstS gene encoding phosphate ABC transporter substrate-binding protein PstS — protein sequence MKSFLKKALVIIAISLAPAAFAVDMTGAGATFPYPIYAKWAEAFKAKTGSNLNYQSIGSSGGIKQIKAKTVDFGATDNPVKFEELEADGLVQFPAIIGGVVPVINVDGVKPGEIKLDGPTLADIFQGVISDWGDKRIAIMNPGLKIPSGPITVVTRADGSGTTAIFTDYLAKTSTLFKDAVGSGANVKWPAASTVGGKGNEGVAANVTRVKNSIGYVEYAYAKKNKMTFISLKNKDGNFVAPDDATFAAAAAGTDWAKIPGMGTFITNASGAKSWPITGASFILMYKKPENKANSAEVIKFFEFAFKEGKKMAEELDYVPMPDATTDFIRKNVFTKVITK from the coding sequence ATGAAATCTTTCTTGAAAAAAGCACTAGTAATTATTGCTATTTCTCTTGCCCCAGCCGCTTTCGCTGTTGACATGACCGGTGCGGGTGCGACATTCCCGTACCCTATTTACGCTAAATGGGCAGAAGCTTTCAAGGCGAAGACAGGTTCAAATTTGAACTATCAGTCTATTGGCTCCTCTGGTGGTATCAAACAGATTAAAGCAAAGACTGTTGATTTTGGTGCAACTGACAATCCAGTGAAGTTCGAAGAGCTCGAAGCTGATGGCTTGGTTCAGTTCCCAGCAATCATCGGTGGCGTTGTACCGGTTATTAACGTTGATGGTGTTAAGCCAGGCGAAATTAAATTAGATGGCCCTACATTGGCTGATATTTTTCAAGGCGTCATTTCTGACTGGGGCGATAAGCGTATTGCCATCATGAATCCTGGCTTAAAGATTCCTTCTGGTCCAATCACTGTAGTAACTCGTGCTGATGGCTCTGGCACAACAGCAATCTTTACCGACTATTTGGCTAAAACCAGCACGTTGTTCAAAGATGCTGTGGGTTCTGGTGCAAACGTTAAGTGGCCTGCTGCTTCAACAGTTGGTGGAAAAGGTAACGAAGGTGTTGCTGCTAACGTCACCCGCGTCAAGAATTCCATTGGTTATGTTGAGTATGCTTACGCCAAGAAAAATAAGATGACTTTCATTTCTTTGAAGAACAAAGATGGTAACTTCGTAGCCCCAGATGATGCAACTTTTGCAGCTGCAGCAGCTGGTACTGACTGGGCAAAGATTCCTGGTATGGGCACATTCATCACCAATGCATCTGGTGCTAAATCATGGCCTATTACTGGCGCTTCTTTCATCTTGATGTACAAGAAACCTGAGAACAAGGCTAACTCTGCTGAAGTAATCAAATTCTTTGAATTTGCATTCAAAGAAGGCAAGAAAATGGCTGAAGAGTTGGATTATGTACCAATGCCTGACGCTACTACAGACTTCATTCGCAAAAATGTATTTACTAAGGTAATTACAAAATAA
- the glmM gene encoding phosphoglucosamine mutase, whose amino-acid sequence MKKQYFGTDGIRGEVGTFPIVPEFMTRLGYAAGMVLNKNAKPGERCKVLIGKDTRVSGYLLEAALEAGFAAAGVDVMLCGPIPTPGVAYLTKALRLSAGIVISASHNPYQDNGIKFFSANGDKLDDAFELAIEAELSKPMGCVNSKELGKAYRLDDAAGRYIEFCKSTFPGELNLKGLKLVVDCANGAAYHTAPHVFHELGAEVIAIGVNPDGRNINDGCGATAPAALIAKVKEVNADLGIALDGDADRLQMVDATGRLFNGDELLYVLAKDRLDRGEKIGGAVGTLMTNLAVENAIKGLGIGFDRANVGDRYVLELLKQKGWIIGGEGSGHLLCLDQHSTGDGTIAALQVLAAMSMNKKSLAQLLDSVKIFPQVLLNVKFKQGYDWKADEVLKKQISKVENELKNIGRVLIRASGTEPLLRVMVETQDADLAMSSAKSIADLVPTDNSI is encoded by the coding sequence ATGAAAAAACAATACTTTGGAACTGATGGTATTCGTGGCGAGGTTGGAACTTTTCCGATCGTGCCTGAATTTATGACCCGCTTGGGTTATGCCGCTGGCATGGTGTTGAACAAGAATGCTAAACCAGGCGAGCGTTGCAAAGTATTAATTGGCAAAGACACGCGTGTCTCAGGTTATTTATTAGAGGCCGCTTTAGAGGCCGGTTTTGCAGCTGCTGGTGTTGATGTCATGCTATGCGGTCCGATTCCAACTCCGGGAGTGGCCTACCTTACTAAAGCATTGCGATTATCAGCAGGCATCGTGATCTCTGCATCGCACAATCCTTATCAAGATAACGGGATTAAGTTTTTCTCGGCAAATGGCGATAAGTTAGATGATGCGTTTGAGCTTGCCATTGAGGCAGAGCTATCAAAACCGATGGGTTGCGTTAATTCAAAAGAATTAGGCAAGGCTTACCGATTGGATGATGCAGCCGGACGTTATATTGAGTTTTGTAAATCGACATTTCCAGGTGAGCTTAACCTCAAAGGATTAAAGCTGGTAGTTGATTGCGCTAATGGAGCTGCGTACCATACGGCTCCTCACGTATTTCATGAACTGGGTGCTGAAGTGATTGCCATTGGCGTCAATCCAGATGGCCGCAATATTAACGATGGTTGCGGTGCTACAGCACCCGCTGCCTTGATTGCTAAGGTCAAAGAGGTCAACGCTGATTTAGGTATTGCTTTAGATGGCGATGCTGATCGACTTCAGATGGTAGATGCTACTGGTCGCTTATTTAATGGTGACGAATTACTATATGTCCTCGCTAAAGATCGTTTAGATCGAGGTGAAAAGATTGGTGGTGCCGTTGGTACGCTCATGACCAATTTAGCCGTTGAAAATGCCATCAAAGGACTGGGTATTGGTTTTGATCGTGCCAATGTCGGTGATCGCTATGTATTAGAACTTTTAAAGCAAAAGGGCTGGATTATTGGCGGAGAGGGCTCAGGTCATTTGCTTTGCTTGGATCAACACTCAACCGGTGATGGCACGATTGCCGCACTCCAAGTTTTGGCTGCTATGAGTATGAATAAGAAGAGCTTAGCGCAACTACTCGACTCAGTGAAGATCTTTCCACAAGTGCTTCTGAATGTGAAATTTAAGCAAGGCTATGACTGGAAAGCAGATGAAGTTCTTAAAAAACAGATTTCAAAAGTAGAAAACGAGCTCAAGAACATTGGAAGGGTACTCATTCGTGCATCTGGCACAGAGCCACTTCTCAGGGTAATGGTTGAAACTCAAGACGCTGACCTTGCTATGAGTTCTGCTAAAAGTATTGCTGATTTAGTACCCACTGATAACTCTATTTAG
- the pstA gene encoding phosphate ABC transporter permease PstA: MNNTSNIDASIFAKRKRANKIGLTLSMGAMLLGMVFLLWILSVLVIKGFSAIDLSLFTHSTPAPGSDGGGLANAIVGSLLLVGFCTLISTPIGVLAGLYLSEYGDRSKVAAITRFVTDIMLSAPSIVIGLFVYAFVVAQAKHFSGWAGTIALSLIAIPVVVRTTENMLRLVPGSLREAAYALGTPKWKVAFMITLRAAQSGVMTGILLALARVSGETAPLLFTALNNQFFSTNMNAPMANLPVVIFQFAMSPYDNWVELAWGGALLITFAVLGLNILARVVFREKVQG; encoded by the coding sequence ATGAACAATACTTCTAATATTGATGCATCCATTTTTGCTAAGCGCAAACGTGCCAACAAAATTGGTTTAACTCTCTCTATGGGGGCCATGCTTTTGGGAATGGTCTTCTTGCTTTGGATTTTGAGTGTTTTAGTCATTAAGGGTTTTTCGGCAATTGATTTGTCGCTCTTTACGCATAGCACTCCAGCCCCAGGATCTGATGGCGGCGGTTTGGCTAACGCTATTGTTGGAAGCCTTCTATTGGTGGGTTTTTGTACTTTAATTAGTACTCCAATTGGTGTGCTTGCAGGTCTTTATCTTTCTGAGTATGGCGATCGCAGCAAGGTAGCAGCTATAACCCGCTTTGTTACTGACATCATGCTATCTGCCCCATCTATTGTGATCGGTTTGTTTGTGTACGCTTTTGTGGTTGCTCAAGCCAAACACTTTTCTGGTTGGGCTGGCACTATTGCGCTCTCACTCATTGCAATACCAGTAGTGGTTCGAACAACGGAAAATATGTTGCGCTTGGTACCTGGTAGTTTGCGTGAAGCAGCTTATGCTCTGGGTACCCCAAAGTGGAAAGTTGCTTTCATGATCACTTTGAGAGCAGCGCAGAGTGGTGTCATGACTGGTATTTTGCTTGCGCTAGCTCGTGTGAGCGGTGAGACAGCGCCATTGTTATTTACCGCGCTGAATAACCAATTTTTCTCTACCAATATGAATGCGCCAATGGCTAACTTGCCTGTGGTGATCTTCCAATTTGCAATGAGCCCATACGATAACTGGGTTGAATTAGCTTGGGGTGGAGCGCTTCTCATTACATTTGCCGTGCTAGGTCTCAATATTCTGGCGCGTGTCGTATTCCGTGAGAAGGTGCAAGGATGA
- the pstC gene encoding phosphate ABC transporter permease subunit PstC, translating to MMDITQSQSAPTPQALRIAKLQRVQDFLFHGITQFFALSVLIALMGILISLVINAWPALHTFGPAFFVTQEWDIVNGEFGGLIAIYGTVITSVIALLIAVPLSFGIAVFLTELCPGYLRRPLGTAVELLAAVPSIIYGMFGLFIFAPLFAEYIEPALAATLGQVPGLGILFSGAFNGIGVLCAGLILAMMILPFIASVMRDVFEIVPPVLKESAYGIGCTTWEVVKNVVLPYTKAGVIGGVMLGLGRALGETMAVTFVIGNAHRLSASLFAPGTSIASTLANEFGEAEAGNHLSSLFALGLALFIITFIVLACAKWMLNNMEKKQGLKT from the coding sequence ATGATGGATATAACGCAGTCTCAATCAGCGCCAACGCCACAAGCTCTCAGAATCGCTAAATTACAAAGAGTCCAAGACTTTTTGTTTCATGGGATTACTCAATTTTTTGCCTTGTCAGTATTAATCGCTCTGATGGGTATCTTGATTTCTTTGGTGATCAATGCATGGCCTGCATTACATACCTTCGGTCCAGCCTTTTTTGTGACCCAAGAATGGGACATTGTGAACGGTGAGTTTGGTGGCCTAATTGCCATTTATGGCACGGTCATTACTTCTGTTATTGCATTGTTAATTGCCGTTCCACTGAGTTTTGGTATTGCGGTATTTCTAACAGAGCTTTGTCCTGGTTACCTCCGTAGACCGCTAGGTACTGCAGTTGAATTGTTGGCAGCAGTCCCATCCATTATTTACGGTATGTTTGGTCTCTTTATTTTTGCTCCGCTGTTTGCCGAGTACATCGAGCCAGCGTTAGCCGCAACCCTGGGCCAAGTGCCTGGCTTGGGAATTTTGTTCTCTGGTGCGTTTAATGGCATTGGTGTTTTGTGCGCAGGCTTGATATTGGCCATGATGATTCTGCCCTTCATAGCTTCAGTTATGCGTGACGTTTTTGAAATTGTTCCGCCGGTATTAAAAGAGTCTGCTTATGGTATTGGTTGCACAACTTGGGAAGTGGTCAAAAATGTCGTGCTTCCTTATACAAAGGCTGGTGTGATCGGTGGAGTGATGTTGGGATTAGGGCGTGCACTTGGTGAAACAATGGCTGTTACCTTCGTGATTGGTAATGCACATCGCCTCTCTGCATCATTATTTGCTCCAGGCACATCAATTGCCTCTACCTTAGCTAACGAGTTTGGCGAGGCTGAGGCTGGTAACCATTTATCTTCCTTATTTGCTTTGGGATTGGCGCTTTTTATTATTACCTTCATTGTGTTGGCATGTGCTAAGTGGATGCTAAATAATATGGAGAAGAAGCAGGGTCTGAAAACATGA
- a CDS encoding CorA family divalent cation transporter has translation MSQAIIHKPFPVAGVVFAWAMPQSGRGYEIPLFEIPQALEDENVSVWLHLNLSNSQIQRWLVDTPLIPERVVEMIEEGVNLSRLERIEKLDDCLLMVMNDFQQEFGDISADAGLGTLWAILTPKLMVSLRNNPLRTTDNLRYELRSGHINPASTIELFHELLDLRAEHLRSLLVHLSEDMDGLEEKLLKGREFPEHETLGRIRMQCSRLRRHFSPELVALHRLLKRLPYWFSEEDKHSLNDDLDLLSYLAQEIASLYDRAKLLQDEQAAHVAEFNAKNLHVLSVMTVIFLPMTLLSGIMGMNMEDLPGLKGSFFEVMVLMSLAGAGVYGALKLKKII, from the coding sequence ATGTCTCAAGCCATTATCCATAAACCCTTTCCAGTCGCTGGAGTCGTATTTGCCTGGGCAATGCCTCAATCAGGTAGGGGCTATGAAATTCCATTGTTTGAGATTCCTCAGGCCTTAGAAGATGAAAACGTATCGGTTTGGTTACATTTAAATCTTTCCAACTCCCAAATTCAGCGATGGCTGGTAGATACCCCACTGATCCCAGAGCGAGTTGTAGAAATGATAGAAGAGGGGGTAAATCTAAGTCGTCTTGAGCGGATAGAAAAACTCGATGATTGCCTTCTCATGGTGATGAATGATTTTCAGCAAGAGTTTGGTGACATTAGTGCTGATGCAGGCCTTGGAACCCTATGGGCTATCTTGACGCCCAAATTAATGGTCTCTCTGAGAAATAATCCCTTAAGAACTACTGACAACCTGCGATATGAACTTCGAAGTGGCCATATTAACCCCGCATCGACTATTGAGCTTTTCCATGAGCTTCTTGATTTGCGTGCAGAGCACTTACGCTCCTTATTAGTTCATTTATCTGAGGATATGGATGGCTTAGAAGAAAAGCTGCTTAAGGGTAGAGAGTTTCCTGAGCATGAAACACTTGGACGCATTCGCATGCAGTGCAGTCGTCTCAGGCGGCATTTTTCTCCTGAATTAGTAGCATTACATCGGCTTTTAAAGCGTCTACCCTATTGGTTTAGTGAGGAAGATAAGCATAGTCTTAATGATGACTTGGATTTGCTAAGCTACCTAGCGCAGGAGATAGCAAGTCTTTACGACCGCGCTAAATTGCTTCAGGACGAACAAGCGGCTCACGTAGCAGAATTTAACGCTAAAAATTTGCATGTTTTATCTGTGATGACTGTGATATTTCTTCCGATGACATTGCTAAGCGGCATTATGGGGATGAATATGGAGGACTTACCAGGCCTGAAAGGCTCATTTTTTGAGGTCATGGTTTTAATGTCGCTAGCTGGCGCTGGTGTTTATGGTGCCCTAAAACTAAAGAAAATTATCTAA
- the phoB gene encoding phosphate regulon transcriptional regulator PhoB encodes MTHRILVVEDEPSISELIAINLTHAGYEVEKAMQADLALNLMKDRLPSLIILDWMLPGKSGVQFAKELRANEKTRGLPILMLTAKSEEADKVMGLDSGADDYVTKPFSPKELVARVRALLRRQTPVEDTGPLTIGPLKLDPSSHRVLAIWPSSEPKSISLGPTEYRLLQFFMSNPERVHSRTNLLDNVWGNEVYIEERTVDVHIKRLRAALAPFDCDRYIETVRGSGYRITKTPNQS; translated from the coding sequence ATGACTCACCGAATACTTGTAGTAGAAGATGAGCCATCAATTTCAGAGTTAATTGCTATCAACTTAACTCATGCTGGATACGAAGTTGAAAAGGCGATGCAAGCCGATCTTGCCTTGAATTTAATGAAAGATCGTTTGCCAAGCTTGATCATCTTGGATTGGATGCTTCCGGGTAAATCAGGCGTGCAATTTGCCAAAGAATTGCGCGCTAATGAAAAAACTAGGGGGCTACCTATTCTCATGCTTACTGCCAAGAGCGAAGAGGCGGATAAAGTCATGGGTCTTGATTCTGGTGCTGATGATTATGTAACAAAGCCCTTTTCACCAAAAGAGCTCGTTGCCAGGGTTAGGGCTTTATTGCGCCGCCAAACACCAGTTGAGGATACAGGGCCATTAACGATAGGCCCCTTAAAGCTAGATCCTAGCTCCCATCGAGTATTGGCAATTTGGCCCAGTTCTGAGCCAAAGTCAATTTCCTTGGGCCCAACCGAATACCGTCTTTTGCAGTTCTTTATGAGTAACCCTGAGCGGGTTCATTCTCGCACAAATCTTCTAGATAATGTATGGGGAAATGAGGTCTATATCGAGGAAAGAACTGTCGATGTCCACATAAAAAGACTCAGAGCAGCTCTTGCCCCATTTGATTGTGATCGCTATATAGAAACTGTCCGGGGTAGCGGCTACAGGATTACCAAAACTCCCAATCAGTCCTAA
- the phoR gene encoding phosphate regulon sensor histidine kinase PhoR, translating into MISALSRFILIICVAFIVSFIVLANWGNEWGIAAGIFILSIPLIYSYINLARLGRYIQNDSLENMPLPSGLWEEIFFRLQRLIKNLKQRMGQIEQQHDHFIEAFQASPNGIVMLDENDQIEWCNSIAEHFFGLIFKRDAMQRINFLIRRPEFIHYLNRRHFDEPLLIERMGPDSSLSLMMQAFPFGQNRHLLLIQNVTDLQKADAMRRDFVANVSHEMRTPITVLMGFLETVQSLELAKEQRDQYFEMMMSQAQRMKSLVEDLLTLANLEANTQPAVTNVVKSETLMALLRNDAEALSKGKHQFSFEIDSTQSILGDEREILSAFSNLVSNAIRYTPDGGKINVKWSVNHQGQGEFAVSDTGPGIASEHLSRLTERFYRVDRSRSRDTGGTGLGLAIVKHIASRHQAQLMIESTPGKGSTFMLRIPRERLGN; encoded by the coding sequence ATGATTTCAGCATTATCACGCTTCATTCTCATCATTTGCGTTGCTTTTATCGTCTCATTTATTGTCCTGGCTAATTGGGGTAATGAGTGGGGTATTGCTGCGGGGATTTTTATCTTATCTATCCCCCTGATCTATTCCTATATCAATCTTGCTCGTTTGGGCAGATATATCCAGAATGATTCTTTAGAAAATATGCCATTACCTAGCGGCTTATGGGAAGAAATATTTTTTAGACTTCAGCGTTTAATTAAAAATCTGAAGCAGAGAATGGGTCAGATTGAACAACAGCATGATCACTTTATCGAGGCTTTTCAAGCATCGCCTAATGGCATTGTGATGCTCGATGAAAATGATCAGATTGAATGGTGCAATAGCATTGCAGAGCATTTTTTTGGTCTGATTTTTAAGCGTGACGCGATGCAACGTATCAATTTTTTAATACGCCGTCCTGAGTTTATTCACTATCTCAATAGACGCCATTTTGACGAGCCGCTATTGATCGAGCGTATGGGGCCAGATAGTAGTTTGAGTCTGATGATGCAAGCATTCCCATTTGGACAAAATCGCCATCTCCTTCTGATTCAAAATGTCACAGACCTCCAGAAGGCTGATGCAATGCGCAGAGATTTCGTGGCTAACGTATCCCACGAAATGCGTACGCCAATTACAGTATTGATGGGTTTCCTAGAGACGGTTCAGTCACTGGAGTTGGCAAAGGAGCAGCGTGATCAATATTTTGAAATGATGATGTCCCAAGCTCAACGCATGAAGAGCTTGGTAGAAGATTTACTAACACTTGCCAACCTAGAAGCCAACACACAGCCGGCTGTAACAAATGTTGTCAAAAGTGAAACGCTCATGGCTTTATTGAGAAATGATGCTGAAGCTCTATCAAAAGGTAAGCATCAATTTAGTTTTGAGATTGACTCTACCCAGAGTATTTTGGGAGATGAGCGGGAAATTCTCTCTGCTTTTAGCAATTTAGTTTCCAATGCAATTCGCTACACTCCAGACGGAGGGAAGATCAATGTCAAATGGTCTGTGAATCACCAAGGTCAAGGTGAGTTTGCTGTTTCAGACACTGGTCCTGGTATTGCGTCTGAGCATTTATCTAGGCTGACAGAGCGTTTTTACAGGGTAGATAGAAGTCGCTCCAGAGATACGGGTGGTACAGGGCTGGGATTGGCGATTGTGAAGCATATTGCCAGTCGACATCAGGCTCAGCTCATGATTGAAAGTACCCCCGGAAAAGGCAGCACATTCATGCTGCGCATTCCGAGGGAAAGACTGGGCAATTAA
- a CDS encoding MgtC/SapB family protein → MMSNLDLYCNIALRLGLALIVGAVLGLNRWLHHKSAGIRTHSLVSIGSAMAVMLISDFVNDDAQSVSRVLQGLITGLGFLGAGVIIHEQSSQKIHGLTTAASLWACALIGAAFGAGKFALGLLTLGAILLTLFIGGPLERLLARLTGIKRGSEISGDPD, encoded by the coding sequence ATGATGAGTAACTTGGATTTGTATTGCAACATTGCTTTACGACTGGGTCTGGCATTGATTGTTGGTGCAGTGCTAGGCCTCAATCGATGGTTACACCATAAATCTGCGGGTATACGCACCCATTCTTTAGTTTCTATCGGTTCGGCGATGGCGGTAATGCTGATTAGCGACTTTGTAAATGATGATGCGCAATCGGTTAGTCGCGTCTTACAGGGATTAATTACTGGTCTTGGATTTTTAGGTGCCGGCGTCATTATTCATGAGCAAAGTTCCCAAAAAATTCATGGTCTAACCACCGCCGCAAGCTTATGGGCGTGCGCCCTCATTGGGGCTGCTTTTGGAGCCGGAAAATTCGCTTTAGGGCTGCTAACCTTAGGGGCAATCTTACTCACCTTGTTTATAGGGGGTCCTTTGGAAAGGCTTTTAGCAAGGCTGACTGGTATCAAACGGGGGTCGGAAATTTCAGGGGATCCGGACTAA